Genomic segment of Panicum virgatum strain AP13 chromosome 9N, P.virgatum_v5, whole genome shotgun sequence:
actaaaagccatgctacgaacatcaagataactagcattactcaccataaaaaacgcttcagtacgagtaataccaaggtaaaagcaagaacaacgctgccctgatcgcgagaagcgatcagggcagcatgacgtttatttggatgaaaccctaggattaggggtggcgatgcgccgagattgttgtttgcgagacgtgatgacgctccttttttcatgaataacatagggtacatatttatagtccggagacttgggaaacaatctaaactaatcttgtcccgatcggactctatctctaatcttaaactaaatctaagatacatggcccatgtgacccaggtgctcacgcaggagccgatttacaagtcttcttcaattTTCTGCTTTAAGCTCAttttgctttcggcccataaattaatcctgttaatttatggcgataacacatagAGGATGACGTGGTTGATGACGCAGATGGCAATGTTGACGTGTCTGGTGACGTGGCCAATGACATGGCTGCTAACATGTCGATGATGTGCATTGAGGGGATGATGTGTACGTTGACATGGCCGATGATGTGGCTCCTGACATGGCAATGATGTGGAAAGTGGTGATGACGTGGTAGATGATGTCACCACCGCAACCCATTTGTGGACGGTAAATTCAGTAATACTACACAACAGCCCATATAAAAAATTAGCCCACCAGTTTTCCTAGCCCATATATCAAAACAACACAATAGTTCCATCCCAGAAATCAcatcaaacaaaaaataaaaaacattttCAAGACAACGCATCAATTGCTTAATTAGTAAAGTGATTACTAATTAATTACAACAGTACATAATAATTATATTTACATATTGAACAAATATTAGGCAGGCACAAAACGACACGTTTGTTGCACTTTGTAGGCTAGCAGCAAATTTTTTCCACTCCAAGTGATCCGGTAGGTAAACTAAATCTAATTAGTACATGGGAAACATATAAGCATCGCTAAATAATAATAAGGTATAGTAGATTTCAGATTACATAGGACCACACTGGTTTATAAACATTTTGTAGTTTGCAGCATTTTATAAACAATTCAGAGGGATCTATTGCGCTTTAATATCTAGGCCTGCTAATGGGGACATACCCGCCCATTCCCCGCCCCTACCCGCAGCAGTACAATTAATTTTtgccaacccgccccaacccaaATATTTAACTAATCAACCCGCTCCAATCCGCCACACCAATGGTGGGTTATGCAATTTCCTCACCAAACTGATCGATGTAACCACATATGCTGTTGTCCTCTCTGATCCCCAAGCGAAACCGCACCACGGCGATGGAATCCGACTTCGGCGTGGCCATGTGACGGTGCCGTTCCCGGCGACCGAgaccttgggcatgatgatgGGGATGTGGGTGGTGTAGATGGCGCCGACGACGCCGGGGATCCCCGAGTCGGCCTGGAAGCGGGCCTtgaaaccggcggcggcggcgtcgggacaGCGGAGGAAGCGGCGGTGTCGCCTTCTTGGCTTCTTGCGGAGCAGGCGATCTGTTTCTACCCCACCCCGCCCCAACCCGTGAATACAGCCCACCCCGCCCCAACCCGTTGGCCTCTAAACCCATTACTACCTACACAAACGGATCCCCATTCAAAAAGCCGCCCCAAAATCTCCATCTGACCCCGCCCCACTAGCAGGCCTATTAATATCAGTCAAGGTGCAGATGCTTCACTAATCAGGGGATGCAAGGAGAAGAGATCCTCCTGGGGGAGCTTGGCCGCCGCCGGTTGATTTACTGTTCTTGTATTAAAGGTTACCAAGCTATCGACTGGTTGAGCTTGCAGGCATACGTTGCACTCTTTGCGTATACTGATGTGCCCAAGTTTTCATGCCTTTCCAAGAGAAGAGTAATTTTGCTTGATGCCGTATGTAACTGGAACGATTTTGTATAAGACCACGATGCAATGCTGCCAGTGACCTTGTTGTGCAAttcaggctgtgtttagtttgtgaaattttttggattttggtattgtagcatttttattattatttggcaattaatgtccaatcatgaactaattaggcttaaaagattcatctcgttatttacagttgaactatgtaattaattatttttgcaattatatttaatactccatgtatgtgtttGAAAATTCGATGTAACCGCTACTGTAGCAAaaattttaggaactaaacggAGCCTCAGGTTGATGTTACCGGCCCAAGAAAACCATTCTTCCAatgtaaggccctgtttagatcacaACCCGTaaacccgtaaacgcaaaaaaaacgtcacatcgaatatttcgacacatacattgagtactaaatgaagtctatttacaaaattttttgcatgaatgggttgtaaatcgcgagacgaatctaatgagcctacttaatccatgatttgcaataatgatgctacagtaaccatccactaattataaattaatcatagattaattagcatcattagattcatctcgtgatttacaacccatctgtataaaaagttttgtaaatatacttcatttagtacttcaaattagtaagatttcatcacaaatttttttttttacaaaacatctaaacacggcctaaatgTTCGACTGCATGGGTGCAGTCAGCAGTTGTTGTGCATAGGATCTGATCAGGTTGGAATTCAGACAGGGAGAGGAGGCAGCTGGGAAGCTCTGAGCTCTGCTCCGCCATCCGCTCGTCGTCCACACCACACAGCCTCACTCTGTCACTCACTGTCAACCAACCCCACAGCCAGCCACACCTCAAACTCCCTCCCTCCCAAGAATGCCAGATTATCCACTgcggcctcctcttcctcctcctcccttctcatCATGATTACCACCCATCTCCATCCCTCCCCAACCCCCATGCCCCGCTGCCCGTCCCCCCTCCATTCCTactcccaccaccaccacctcgccgtgcacctcccgctcccccgccgccaccgccacctcgccaggcccgctgccgccgcgccggacCTCCTCGCCAGCGTCGAGTCCGTGGCATCCGCGGCCTCCGTCCTCGCCGCCATCGTGCTGGTCCACGAGTCGGGCCACTTCCTCGCCGCGGCGTCGCGGGGCATCCACGTCTCCCAGTTCTCCATCGGCTTCGGCCCGGCGCTCGCCCGATTCCGCCTCGGCCCCGTCGAGTACGCGCTCCGCGCCATCCCGCTCGGCGGCTACGTCGGCTTCCCCGACGACGACCCGGAGTCCGGCTTCGCGCCCGACGACCCCGACCTCCTTCGCAACCGCCCCGTCCCCGACCGCCTCCTCGTCGTCTCTGCCGGCGTCGCCGCCAACCTCGCCTTCGCCTTCCTCATCGTCTACGCGCAGGCGCTCACCGTCGGCGTCCCCGTCCAGGCGCAGCTCCCCGGGGTGCTCGTGCCCGAGGTCCTCccgggctccgccgccgcccgcgcgggcCTCCTCCCCGGGGACATCATCCTCGCCgtccccggcgccgcgccggacCCATCCGTGCCCGTCCTCGTCGACCTCATCAAGGCCAGCCCCAGCAAGAAGGTGCCCATCACCGTCTCAAGAACCGCGCCCGGGGCGGTCGACAGGCAGTCCGTTGAGCTCATCGTCGTGCCGGACACAAGCGTCGATGGCACCGGGCGCATCGGCGTGCAGCTGTCGCCCAACTTCCGGGTCACGCGCGTGCGCCCCCAGAACCTGGCGGACGCTACCGTCCTCGCCGTGCGCGAGTTCACGCTTCTGACCGGGACGGTGTTCGACGGGCTCAGGCAGACATTGCTCAACTTCTCGCAGTCGGCAGAGAAGGTGTCCGGCCCTGTGGCCATCATCGCAGTTGGGGCAGAGGTGGCCAGGTCAAGCGCCGACGGTCTTTTTCAGTTTGCAGCAGTTATTAATCTCAACCTTGCGGCAATAAACTTGTTGCCGTTGCCAGCATTGGACGGTGGGACGTTGGCATTGATCCTTCTTGAGGCGGCCCGTGGCGGTCGCAAGATTCCCCGTGAAGTTGAGCAGGGGATCATGTCTTCAGGAATATTGGTGGTGCTGATGATTGGCATCTTCCTCATTGTGCGCGACACGCTCAATcttgacttcatcaaggagatTTTGTGATACTTGTGATGAAAACCCAATTGATCAATCGCGAGTGTTAAATTTTTGTTGGCATGGAAAAGGTTAGTAGTTGTTATTCTTTTACCCTTGGATGCAATGGATTTAGCAATCTAGCTTGCTATACTGATCATAGGTCATTGTATTGCTGCTTATCTGAATGAAGCTTGTGAAGGTACAGTTAATCACAGTTCAAGGTGAAAAGGAATGCTTTGTTGTTCATATGTAAATTCGTTCTTGCAAGGCTCAAATAAGTTTTGTTAGCTTGGTGTTTTCGAATCAGCTTGCAATCATTGCATTGTTATCGGATCATAACATCAGTGCTGTCAGTATGATTTTCACAGATTATATGCTGTAGGGGGTGATAATCATGATATCTAGTCTCCTATCTTAAAATGCTTTCATTGACTAGGAAGGTTGAATCTGGTCATTGGGACATCAATTTTGCTGAAGATAGTTATTAGAGTATCAATTTGGCTATGCAGTTGAGGACATAGATAAGATAAGATGAAATTTCCCGATACCTATTTTCTTTCTTGAAAGGTGTTTAAGTGGCTCACACTAGTTCAGTCTGATGAATTTGTTCTCTAAAATGTAAGATCATCTAATTATGCACATCTAGTAAGTTCTTTTTTTCCCATAGTCTATGTCAATATACAATATGAAAAATGTACTTTCAATGGGGACTCTGTCCATATggttccttgtgaaaaatatGATCTGAT
This window contains:
- the LOC120688551 gene encoding probable membrane metalloprotease ARASP2, chloroplastic, coding for MITTHLHPSPTPMPRCPSPLHSYSHHHHLAVHLPLPRRHRHLARPAAAAPDLLASVESVASAASVLAAIVLVHESGHFLAAASRGIHVSQFSIGFGPALARFRLGPVEYALRAIPLGGYVGFPDDDPESGFAPDDPDLLRNRPVPDRLLVVSAGVAANLAFAFLIVYAQALTVGVPVQAQLPGVLVPEVLPGSAAARAGLLPGDIILAVPGAAPDPSVPVLVDLIKASPSKKVPITVSRTAPGAVDRQSVELIVVPDTSVDGTGRIGVQLSPNFRVTRVRPQNLADATVLAVREFTLLTGTVFDGLRQTLLNFSQSAEKVSGPVAIIAVGAEVARSSADGLFQFAAVINLNLAAINLLPLPALDGGTLALILLEAARGGRKIPREVEQGIMSSGILVVLMIGIFLIVRDTLNLDFIKEIL